Part of the Oligoflexia bacterium genome is shown below.
GGGTGCTGATACATTTCTTTATTCATTGCAGGTGCAATCAGATAAGGTTTTTTAAGGTCATAAGCTAAAAATAAAGTACCAATACAATTATTCGCAATACCAGAGGCTAAACTATTAATCGTATTTGCAGTTGCAGGGCAAACAATCGCAAGATCAGCCCATTTGGCAAAATGAATATGATTCATCATCTGCCCTTCTTGAAATGTGTCAGAGAAAACTGATTTCCCACTGAGACCTTCAAGAGTTGCAGACCCAATAAATTTTAAAGCTTCAGAGGTTGCAACGGTTTGAACTTCAAAGCCCTCTTGCACAAGCTTTGAAATTAAATAACATGCTTTGTAACAAGCAATGGAGCCAGAAAGTTGAAATAGAATTTTGCCTTTCATGGTTGTACCTCGACATTATCTATAAGGCGAACAGATCCTAATCGTACTGCTCCAAAACGCCGGTTTAAACGATCTTCAATATAATCGATTTCAAAACCCTCATTTTGAAGTGCAAGTTGAATTTCTTTTACCGTTTTTTGTGAAGAGAGTTCTTTGTAAAAGAGAGGAGCTTTTTTTCGATCATCATATGCTAATAATTGATTTCTTGAACTCATGGCGAGTCCATCATTTTCTCGCATTGTTGGGCAACCAATAATTTCTGTACTTAGAAAAAACGCCTCAGCCATTTTTTTAATAAGTAGTAATTGTTGATAATCTTTCTCGCCAAAATAGGCATGCTCTGCT
Proteins encoded:
- a CDS encoding flavoprotein, which produces MKGKILFQLSGSIACYKACYLISKLVQEGFEVQTVATSEALKFIGSATLEGLSGKSVFSDTFQEGQMMNHIHFAKWADLAIVCPATANTINSLASGIANNCIGTLFLAYDLKKPYLIAPAMNKEMYQHPTTKASLEKLQSWNIHVLPTGEGHQACGDIGHGRLLEPDAIFIEILKFFKSKHIIQNVSLPEVPT